From the Pseudomonadota bacterium genome, one window contains:
- a CDS encoding transposase: LTQADAALADKAYDADERVRQKLEEKGCEAVIPFKKNRLNPLNYDKDLYKSRYLIENFFAKLKQYRAIATRYDKTSQNFLGAIYMIASIVWLN, translated from the coding sequence CCTCACGCAAGCTGATGCTGCATTAGCAGATAAAGCATATGATGCAGACGAACGCGTGAGACAAAAACTTGAGGAAAAAGGATGTGAGGCCGTTATCCCGTTCAAGAAGAATCGTTTGAATCCTCTTAATTATGACAAAGACCTTTATAAATCACGTTATCTTATTGAGAATTTCTTTGCTAAGCTCAAACAATATCGAGCAATTGCAACTCGGTACGATAAGACATCTCAAAATTTTCTAGGCGCTATTTATATGATTGCTTCTATCGTTTGGCTCAATTGA
- a CDS encoding AAA family ATPase, protein MVNYTINIGTSDFKELITSDALFVDKTSLIQTVLTSGYKVTLITRPRRWGKTLNMTMLQYFFSIPVKEDGSIDVKEKSMRYKLFSQMKIGKYQDIIEKYLGRIPTIFISFKGIKGNNYKALELGIGDLIYRLYATHEYLMKSKKLSERQKALFEKFIKKEFDHSELQNSILYLSEMLFTHFGQKVFVLIDEYDTPLNDWYVLQLTQNTMSASSFGNDYFHEALVLFKEILSSTLKDNDYLEKGVVTGILRVAKASLFSGLNNLGEDSVLDADYAGHFGFTEDEVIELLQESKMNQNHEIEKNMKSWYNGYSIGGLTLYNPWSIMNCLNNKGALKAYWVGTASTALIERALVLDKFQEEMQILVEEGSIEILADPKMVFEDIQSSPNALYNLLLYSGYVTAEKVKQSLDGITYICRVKIPNREVRGVFMTSVAHWVESKFKTDSREYRAFVGNLLSGDISKFSEKLKSYLKVSASYFDSGKHAELLYNGFMWGLFASSLNEDYFVEKERETGKGRADLLIIPKETAPFKIAFILEYKIARKEENLKDVAKAALDQIKIKDYSSKIKEYKHVDKIMLIGLGFSGKDVEISFNLET, encoded by the coding sequence ATGGTAAATTATACCATAAATATTGGAACCAGCGATTTTAAAGAGCTTATAACAAGCGATGCTCTTTTTGTGGATAAAACGTCCTTAATTCAAACTGTTTTAACAAGTGGTTATAAAGTTACACTTATCACGCGTCCACGTCGATGGGGAAAAACCCTTAATATGACAATGCTCCAGTACTTTTTTTCTATCCCTGTTAAAGAGGATGGAAGTATTGATGTAAAAGAAAAATCAATGCGCTACAAGCTTTTTTCTCAAATGAAGATAGGAAAATACCAAGATATTATAGAAAAATATCTTGGGCGCATCCCGACTATTTTTATCTCTTTTAAAGGAATAAAAGGGAATAATTATAAAGCTTTAGAGTTGGGTATAGGAGATCTTATTTATAGGCTTTATGCAACACACGAATACTTAATGAAGAGTAAAAAACTTTCAGAAAGGCAAAAAGCTCTTTTTGAAAAATTCATTAAAAAAGAATTTGATCATTCTGAATTGCAGAATAGTATTTTGTATTTAAGTGAAATGCTTTTCACGCACTTTGGTCAAAAAGTTTTTGTGTTGATTGATGAATATGATACGCCTTTAAATGATTGGTATGTGCTTCAGCTTACACAAAACACAATGTCTGCATCTTCTTTTGGAAATGATTATTTTCATGAAGCGCTTGTTCTTTTTAAGGAAATTTTAAGCAGCACGCTTAAAGATAATGACTACCTTGAAAAGGGGGTCGTAACAGGAATCTTGCGTGTCGCAAAAGCAAGTCTTTTTTCTGGGCTTAATAATCTTGGAGAAGATTCAGTTTTAGATGCAGATTATGCTGGGCATTTCGGCTTTACTGAAGATGAAGTCATAGAACTCCTTCAGGAATCTAAAATGAATCAAAATCATGAAATAGAAAAAAACATGAAATCTTGGTATAATGGCTACTCTATTGGAGGGTTGACCCTTTATAATCCTTGGTCAATTATGAACTGCTTAAATAATAAAGGCGCCTTAAAAGCTTATTGGGTAGGAACAGCGAGTACGGCTTTAATTGAACGTGCTTTAGTCCTTGATAAATTTCAAGAAGAGATGCAGATTCTTGTTGAAGAGGGAAGTATTGAGATACTGGCTGACCCTAAAATGGTGTTTGAAGATATTCAATCTTCACCGAATGCCCTTTATAATCTTTTGCTTTATTCCGGCTATGTGACAGCTGAAAAAGTAAAACAATCTCTAGATGGAATTACTTATATCTGTCGTGTTAAAATTCCTAACCGTGAGGTTAGAGGCGTGTTTATGACCTCTGTTGCTCATTGGGTCGAAAGTAAGTTTAAAACTGATTCAAGGGAGTATAGGGCTTTTGTTGGAAATTTGCTTTCAGGAGATATTTCCAAATTTTCAGAAAAACTTAAATCTTATTTAAAAGTGTCCGCAAGTTATTTTGACTCTGGGAAACATGCTGAACTTCTTTATAATGGATTTATGTGGGGCCTTTTCGCAAGTAGTTTGAATGAAGATTATTTTGTTGAAAAGGAGCGCGAGACTGGAAAAGGACGCGCTGATCTTCTGATTATCCCTAAAGAAACAGCTCCTTTTAAGATTGCATTTATTTTAGAATATAAAATTGCACGAAAAGAAGAAAACCTAAAAGATGTAGCTAAAGCAGCTTTGGATCAAATAAAAATAAAAGACTATAGCTCTAAAATTAAAGAGTACAAACATGTAGATAAAATCATGCTCATAGGGCTTGGCTTTTCTGGAAAAGACGTGGAAATTTCCTTTAACTTAGAAACATAA
- a CDS encoding dTMP kinase, translating into MESFKDPSQGLFLTFEGGEGTGKSTQIRKVADWLKEQGVPVVITREPGGTPGAEEIRNLLVQGNPERWDAMTEALLLFAARRDHVEFFIKPYLKQGAWVLCDRFTDSSWVYQGFAGNLGVEKIEDLTKTVLNNFKPFLTLILDLPPDVGLARAHARSTKENRFEKKSLVFHERLQEGYRLLAQQNSDRCVLVSGLGSENDVFERLIDVLKKRVPNLMPKKS; encoded by the coding sequence GTGGAAAGCTTTAAAGATCCATCACAAGGGCTCTTTTTGACTTTTGAAGGTGGTGAAGGGACAGGAAAATCTACCCAAATTCGAAAGGTAGCGGACTGGCTTAAAGAACAGGGCGTGCCTGTTGTTATAACGCGAGAGCCAGGAGGAACGCCAGGGGCGGAAGAAATAAGAAATCTTCTCGTGCAAGGAAATCCCGAACGTTGGGACGCCATGACGGAAGCATTGCTTCTTTTTGCAGCCAGAAGAGATCATGTGGAATTTTTTATCAAACCCTATTTAAAACAAGGGGCATGGGTGTTGTGTGATCGTTTTACAGATTCCTCATGGGTCTATCAAGGTTTTGCAGGGAACCTCGGCGTTGAAAAAATTGAAGATTTAACAAAAACAGTTTTAAATAATTTTAAGCCTTTTCTGACGCTTATTCTTGATTTGCCGCCTGATGTTGGTCTTGCACGTGCGCATGCGCGTTCAACCAAAGAAAATCGATTTGAGAAAAAAAGTTTGGTCTTTCATGAGCGTCTTCAAGAAGGATATCGTCTTCTTGCTCAGCAAAATTCAGATCGCTGTGTTTTGGTATCTGGGCTTGGATCAGAAAATGATGTTTTTGAACGTCTCATTGATGTTTTAAAAAAACGGGTTCCAAATTTAATGCCAAAAAAATCTTGA
- a CDS encoding D-alanyl-D-alanine carboxypeptidase — protein sequence MISSTFFKRFYVVLWVMASLFCQSFLAHATVELDASHKDIVSQGPEKKEENLLDLSASTAYLLDAQTGDVLFSKNGEAPISPSSMSKVMTVYLVFEKLKNGSLTLDTTFPVSEKAWRMQGSKMFVDLGSQIRLEDLLRGIIVQSGNDACIVVAEALAGTEENFARHLTKRAHELGATSSHFTNSTGWEDPNHKMTARDIALIALRTIQDFPEYYAYYSEIDFTYNGIKQGNRNPLLYKNMGCDGLKTGHTDDGGFGLVASVVREGRRLIMVINGCPSMKDRAKDSETLINWGFREFENVILAQPKHVIEVVPVWMGKTNEVGLYSQEGIIVTLRSLEKDKVKGTLSYETPLKAPIMQGDVIGEMRVTLPNGEIKTFPLRADRTIEELGFFGKLWFKIKSFIPGL from the coding sequence ATGATTTCTTCTACTTTTTTTAAAAGGTTTTATGTTGTTTTATGGGTCATGGCGAGCCTGTTTTGTCAATCTTTTTTAGCCCACGCAACGGTGGAACTTGATGCGTCCCATAAAGATATTGTCAGTCAAGGTCCTGAAAAAAAAGAAGAAAATCTCCTCGATCTTTCTGCTTCAACAGCTTATCTCTTAGATGCCCAAACAGGGGATGTCTTATTTTCTAAAAATGGAGAAGCGCCTATTTCTCCGTCTTCAATGAGCAAAGTCATGACGGTGTATTTGGTGTTTGAAAAGCTTAAAAATGGCTCGTTAACACTTGATACGACTTTCCCTGTTAGTGAAAAAGCATGGCGTATGCAAGGATCTAAGATGTTTGTGGATTTGGGGAGTCAAATACGTCTTGAAGATTTGCTTCGGGGGATTATTGTCCAGTCTGGAAATGATGCTTGTATTGTTGTGGCGGAGGCACTTGCCGGAACGGAAGAAAATTTTGCACGTCATTTGACAAAACGTGCTCATGAATTGGGAGCAACGTCGAGTCATTTTACAAACTCTACAGGTTGGGAAGATCCAAATCATAAAATGACGGCACGGGATATTGCCCTGATTGCTTTAAGAACGATTCAAGATTTTCCAGAGTATTACGCTTATTATTCTGAAATTGATTTTACGTATAATGGGATTAAGCAAGGGAACCGCAATCCCCTTCTCTATAAAAATATGGGATGTGATGGCCTTAAAACAGGCCATACAGATGATGGAGGATTTGGGCTTGTTGCTTCTGTTGTGCGTGAAGGACGTCGTTTGATTATGGTAATTAATGGTTGTCCTTCCATGAAAGACCGTGCGAAAGACTCAGAAACCTTAATAAATTGGGGATTTAGAGAATTTGAAAATGTTATTTTGGCACAACCCAAACACGTCATTGAAGTTGTCCCAGTTTGGATGGGAAAAACGAATGAAGTCGGACTTTATAGCCAAGAAGGCATTATTGTGACGTTAAGAAGTCTTGAAAAAGACAAAGTAAAAGGAACTTTATCGTATGAAACACCTCTTAAAGCTCCCATTATGCAAGGAGATGTTATTGGAGAAATGCGTGTGACACTTCCAAATGGCGAGATTAAGACATTTCCGCTTCGAGCTGATCGCACAATTGAAGAGCTTGGTTTTTTTGGAAAACTTTGGTTTAAAATAAAATCCTTTATTCCAGGGCTTTAG
- a CDS encoding septal ring lytic transglycosylase RlpA family protein: MLNIFLKNLRFTLISCLGFSALIILNGCSSSSHFEGIERPSRAPLYAKRGTYKIGNPYTIKGVTYSPRETFHFEETGLASWYGPGFHEKTTANMEIFDQNQISAAHKTLQLPCLIRVHNLDNGRVLDVRVNDRGPFYDGRILDLSKRAAQLLGVFQKGLARVHIKVLEHESRLLKEMALGKRPSQKKPAPLPVETVDIESIKPLPYVDPFKESVFTSEPLPIQKGGDYIDLPLIKDYREAAKLSAKMEKFGRSSIAQEKVGKDIFYKVQIGPFSNWKEAEKVLKAVKGKGFSKALITATK, from the coding sequence ATGTTAAATATTTTTTTAAAAAATCTTCGTTTTACTTTAATATCCTGCTTGGGTTTTTCTGCTTTAATCATCTTAAATGGATGCTCCTCTTCGTCTCATTTTGAAGGAATTGAAAGGCCGTCACGGGCGCCGCTTTACGCAAAACGTGGAACTTATAAAATTGGGAACCCCTATACAATTAAAGGTGTGACGTATAGTCCACGTGAGACTTTCCATTTTGAAGAAACGGGTCTTGCTTCATGGTATGGCCCTGGATTTCATGAAAAGACAACAGCCAATATGGAAATTTTTGATCAAAATCAAATTAGTGCAGCGCATAAAACGCTTCAATTACCGTGTTTAATTCGGGTTCATAATCTTGATAATGGACGTGTTTTGGATGTTCGTGTCAATGACAGAGGTCCTTTTTATGATGGGAGAATTCTTGACCTCTCTAAACGCGCAGCGCAACTCTTAGGCGTGTTTCAAAAAGGATTAGCACGTGTCCATATTAAAGTTTTGGAACATGAAAGTCGTCTTTTAAAAGAAATGGCTCTTGGAAAACGACCTTCTCAGAAAAAACCAGCACCTCTTCCTGTTGAGACTGTTGATATTGAGAGCATTAAACCTCTTCCATATGTCGATCCATTTAAAGAAAGTGTCTTTACTTCTGAGCCTCTTCCAATTCAAAAAGGAGGGGATTATATTGATCTTCCCCTCATAAAAGATTATAGAGAGGCCGCAAAACTGTCCGCAAAAATGGAAAAGTTTGGGAGATCTTCTATTGCTCAAGAAAAAGTTGGAAAAGATATCTTTTATAAAGTTCAGATCGGTCCGTTTTCAAATTGGAAGGAAGCTGAAAAAGTTTTAAAGGCTGTTAAAGGAAAGGGGTTTTCGAAAGCTCTAATAACTGCTACAAAATAG
- a CDS encoding YqgE/AlgH family protein: MSVNESLVGKFLVSTPSMQESLFSKTIILICGQDEKGIVGLILNRPMSRPSLRNLLLELKLSSISSQATSPIYFGGPVDTSRGFVLHSPDYKGSDTMEILVENQEFCLTNRIDILSHISEGRGPQKFSFFLGYTGWETSQFLEELQENIWLLTDGRKDFIFGKEPSSQWKTLYRDLKINPDCLFTTSGRA; encoded by the coding sequence ATGAGTGTCAATGAGTCTTTGGTGGGAAAGTTTCTTGTGTCAACACCCTCTATGCAGGAATCCCTTTTTTCAAAAACAATTATTTTAATTTGCGGACAAGATGAAAAAGGGATCGTGGGACTTATCTTAAATCGTCCGATGAGCAGACCTTCTTTGAGGAATCTTCTCTTAGAATTAAAATTATCGAGCATTTCCTCTCAAGCGACCTCTCCTATTTATTTTGGAGGACCTGTTGACACAAGTCGTGGATTTGTTCTTCACAGCCCAGACTATAAAGGTTCCGATACAATGGAAATCCTTGTAGAAAATCAAGAATTTTGTTTAACGAATCGTATTGATATCCTCTCTCATATTTCTGAAGGCCGGGGCCCACAAAAATTTTCATTTTTTTTGGGATATACAGGATGGGAGACGTCTCAATTTTTAGAAGAACTTCAGGAAAATATCTGGCTTTTAACGGACGGAAGGAAAGATTTTATCTTTGGTAAAGAGCCTTCTTCCCAATGGAAAACGCTTTACCGAGATTTAAAAATTAATCCGGATTGTCTTTTTACGACCTCAGGACGTGCGTAA
- a CDS encoding thioredoxin family protein, which yields MILKLKKITLFFFLLCGLFSYLSLICLPSPLFASPKDPIQVQILSSSTHFGKETSLLLGLEITLQEGWHIYAPQKEAVFPPPTFENNTSLNMGTLTFFWPPAQKISKGAEDILVYAQKIILPFTSSILDPSKTAVLKTTLKLIACNHRQCMPYNKDLHYTISPGSLEETPEAPLLKAALKNASLEFPSSLPSQKNAFLMFLTILGSAFLGGLILNFMPCVLPVLSLKFLSVLKKRSSSETIPLSHLKIRFLMSFLGILTFFCGFGLISSSARFFGKHIGWGFQFQSPSFLGIMILILFLFSLNLWGFFEINLPSFLLEWINKHTVIPQKIKTSEATFSSFANDYASGLFSALLATPCTAPFLSVALGASLTQDPFRIFFIFLVIGIGFGFPYLLMTFYPQILLKLPAPGSWMKTFKRILSLGLFGTGLWLLFVLVMPYISVSKSDSEWIPYSSQSLENHLQKGDSVLVDVTAEWCLTCKMNKFRVFQNHTFKKLAKEHGLILMRADWTRPNAKIEDYLKSYGRTAIPFTVYYTPLHPKGLILPELLTPSFLINFLQETP from the coding sequence ATGATTTTAAAATTAAAAAAAATAACCTTATTCTTCTTTTTGTTATGCGGGCTCTTTTCTTATCTGTCTTTGATTTGCCTCCCCTCTCCTCTTTTTGCTTCACCCAAAGATCCGATCCAAGTCCAGATTTTAAGCTCCTCAACGCATTTTGGGAAAGAAACGTCTCTTCTTCTTGGTCTTGAAATTACGCTTCAAGAAGGCTGGCATATTTATGCTCCTCAAAAGGAAGCTGTTTTTCCGCCTCCGACTTTTGAAAACAACACTTCTTTGAATATGGGAACCTTAACTTTTTTCTGGCCTCCAGCTCAGAAGATTTCAAAAGGAGCAGAGGACATCCTTGTCTATGCTCAAAAAATTATCCTCCCTTTTACCTCCTCTATTCTAGACCCTTCTAAAACCGCCGTTTTAAAAACCACTTTAAAACTTATCGCCTGTAATCATCGACAATGCATGCCTTATAACAAAGACCTCCATTATACGATCTCTCCGGGATCCTTAGAGGAAACCCCTGAAGCTCCTCTCCTTAAAGCTGCTCTTAAAAATGCCTCTCTTGAATTTCCCAGCTCTCTTCCCTCTCAGAAGAACGCCTTTTTGATGTTCCTTACAATTCTTGGCAGTGCTTTTTTAGGAGGACTCATTTTAAATTTTATGCCCTGCGTTTTGCCGGTTCTTTCTTTAAAATTTCTATCCGTTCTTAAAAAAAGATCTTCGTCTGAAACCATCCCTCTTTCCCATCTTAAAATTCGATTTTTAATGAGCTTTTTGGGCATCTTAACTTTTTTTTGTGGATTTGGCCTCATAAGCAGCAGTGCACGCTTTTTTGGAAAGCATATTGGTTGGGGATTTCAATTTCAAAGCCCTTCTTTTTTAGGAATTATGATTCTCATCCTCTTTCTTTTTTCTCTCAATCTTTGGGGATTTTTTGAAATTAATCTTCCGTCTTTTCTTTTAGAGTGGATCAACAAACACACGGTCATTCCTCAAAAAATTAAGACATCTGAGGCCACATTTTCCTCCTTTGCAAACGATTATGCCTCTGGGCTCTTTTCAGCACTCCTTGCAACACCCTGTACAGCTCCTTTTTTAAGTGTGGCATTAGGGGCAAGCTTAACCCAAGATCCTTTTCGTATTTTTTTTATATTTCTTGTCATTGGAATAGGATTTGGATTTCCTTATCTTTTGATGACTTTTTACCCGCAAATTCTTTTAAAACTTCCAGCTCCTGGATCTTGGATGAAAACCTTTAAAAGAATATTAAGCTTAGGACTTTTTGGAACCGGTCTTTGGCTCCTCTTTGTTCTTGTTATGCCTTATATATCAGTTTCTAAAAGTGATTCTGAATGGATTCCTTATTCGTCTCAATCCCTCGAAAACCACCTTCAAAAAGGGGATTCTGTTTTGGTCGATGTCACAGCAGAATGGTGCCTTACCTGTAAAATGAATAAATTTAGGGTGTTTCAAAACCATACGTTCAAAAAACTTGCCAAAGAACATGGCCTTATCCTGATGCGCGCAGATTGGACACGTCCAAATGCAAAAATTGAAGACTACTTGAAAAGTTATGGGCGAACTGCTATTCCTTTCACCGTCTATTATACGCCCCTACATCCGAAGGGACTTATTCTTCCCGAACTTTTAACCCCTTCTTTTCTTATAAACTTTCTTCAGGAGACTCCATAA
- the rfaD gene encoding ADP-glyceromanno-heptose 6-epimerase yields the protein MFVVTGGAGFIGSNLVKKLEDLYPTTEVVVVDVFGSSEKWQNIVKRFNISGIIAPSELLSFLDQNSQKIQAIFHLGAISSTVEKDVDLIVDSNIRLSLKLWNWCTHHATPFIYASSAATYGDGERGFSDDMSSENLRSLRPLNAYGWSKHFFDLQALRLSAENKCPPQWAGLKFFNVYGPNEDHKGGQKSVIATFYPQILKEGKIRLFKSNDPAYKDGEQLRDFVWVGDCVNVMVWLYQNPTISGLFNIGTGQARSFNDLAKSVFKALSRPVVIDYVDMPESLQNKYQNFTEASLTNLRNAGYVHPFTSLEEGVRLYVQNFLMQADPYL from the coding sequence ATGTTTGTGGTTACAGGTGGTGCCGGTTTTATTGGATCAAACCTTGTTAAAAAGTTAGAGGATCTTTATCCAACAACTGAAGTTGTTGTGGTGGATGTTTTTGGTTCTTCTGAAAAATGGCAAAATATTGTGAAGCGTTTTAACATATCAGGGATTATCGCGCCTTCTGAACTTTTAAGCTTTCTTGATCAGAATTCTCAAAAAATTCAAGCCATTTTTCACTTAGGCGCCATTTCTTCAACAGTTGAAAAAGATGTTGATCTTATTGTTGATTCTAATATTCGCTTATCTCTTAAGCTGTGGAATTGGTGCACCCACCATGCAACTCCTTTTATTTATGCCTCTTCAGCTGCCACCTATGGAGATGGCGAACGCGGTTTTTCAGATGATATGAGCTCTGAAAACCTCAGATCTTTAAGACCATTAAATGCCTATGGATGGAGCAAACATTTTTTTGATCTTCAAGCTCTTCGTTTAAGCGCAGAAAATAAGTGTCCACCCCAATGGGCTGGGCTTAAATTTTTTAATGTTTATGGACCGAATGAAGACCATAAAGGAGGACAAAAAAGTGTTATTGCAACCTTCTATCCTCAAATTCTAAAAGAAGGAAAAATTCGGCTTTTTAAATCCAATGACCCTGCTTATAAAGATGGTGAGCAGCTTCGTGATTTTGTATGGGTGGGTGATTGCGTAAATGTGATGGTTTGGCTTTATCAGAATCCAACGATAAGTGGTCTTTTTAATATTGGGACAGGACAAGCCCGTAGTTTTAATGATCTTGCAAAGTCTGTTTTTAAAGCGCTTTCACGGCCTGTGGTTATTGATTATGTAGATATGCCTGAAAGCCTTCAAAACAAATATCAAAACTTTACAGAAGCTTCCTTAACCAATTTAAGAAACGCAGGATATGTTCACCCTTTTACAAGTCTTGAAGAAGGTGTGCGGCTTTATGTTCAAAACTTCTTAATGCAAGCGGATCCTTATCTCTAA
- a CDS encoding prolipoprotein diacylglyceryl transferase, with amino-acid sequence MSLPFPNISPIALNIGPLNVTWYGISYAVGIFLAWRYILYLLKKHSASPLTSKTFDDFIVWAVFAIILGGRLGYTMFYRPLYYLSNPLEIFYTWEGGMSFHGGLLGVLLAALLFCHLKKIPFLQFTDFLSCAAPIGLFLGRLANFINGELYGRPTSVAWGIYFPKGGNVPRHPSQLYEAFFEGLFLFLLLFFLGKKDSLWKKQGYLTGIGLIGYGLLRIGCEFYRLPDRHLGFFFEHLTWGQILSLPMILLGSILLKNKKRSF; translated from the coding sequence ATGAGCCTACCTTTTCCAAACATCTCACCCATTGCCCTAAACATCGGACCTCTTAATGTAACATGGTATGGGATTTCTTATGCTGTAGGCATTTTTTTAGCTTGGCGTTACATTCTCTATCTTCTTAAAAAACATAGCGCTTCTCCTTTGACTTCTAAAACTTTTGATGACTTTATTGTCTGGGCTGTTTTTGCCATTATCCTAGGAGGCAGACTTGGATATACGATGTTCTATAGACCTCTTTATTATCTCTCCAACCCTTTAGAAATATTCTATACATGGGAAGGAGGAATGTCTTTTCATGGGGGGCTTTTAGGTGTTCTTCTTGCCGCTCTCCTTTTTTGTCACTTAAAAAAAATCCCTTTTCTCCAGTTTACTGATTTCTTATCCTGTGCAGCGCCGATTGGTCTTTTTTTAGGACGCCTTGCAAATTTTATAAATGGCGAACTCTATGGGCGCCCAACCTCGGTTGCTTGGGGTATTTATTTTCCAAAAGGAGGAAATGTTCCAAGGCATCCAAGTCAACTTTATGAAGCTTTTTTTGAGGGTCTTTTTCTTTTTCTACTTCTTTTTTTCCTTGGCAAAAAAGACTCCCTTTGGAAAAAACAGGGATATTTGACAGGAATTGGACTTATTGGTTATGGCCTTTTACGCATTGGATGTGAATTTTATCGTCTCCCTGATCGTCATCTCGGGTTCTTTTTTGAACACCTCACGTGGGGTCAAATTCTCTCTCTTCCCATGATTCTTCTTGGGAGTATTCTCCTTAAAAACAAAAAACGATCTTTTTAA
- a CDS encoding SAM-dependent methyltransferase — translation MSPLRLLLEKKIRTNGPLKISAFMELCLFHPHHGYYKNSLPLGKTGDFITAPEISQLFGEIIGLYFVDQWQKMASPLCLNFIEFGPGNGTLLRDIMRIFQKFSLLKKTRFFLLEINPLLIQKQKELCLPLSRECQWFDDISSLLKALPLHLTFFVGNEFLDVFPIDQYIFKGKRWWERRIGIESDHFIIKEVLCEDSILPFPKNPSPNAIFEISSQQKDFFQKLLLGLKELSFSGLFIDYGYEEGQGDSLQAVSHHSFSNIFDKIGEQDLTAHVNFKYLKDLSVQILPHLHDQNIFPQGPFLKNLGIDIRAQMLIQSNPKLKKIFEEALFRLTDSSQMGSLFKIFKLHNP, via the coding sequence ATGTCTCCTTTACGTCTTCTCCTTGAGAAAAAGATCCGAACCAACGGGCCTCTTAAAATTTCTGCGTTCATGGAACTTTGTCTCTTTCATCCCCATCATGGCTATTACAAAAATTCACTTCCTCTTGGAAAAACAGGAGACTTCATTACAGCTCCAGAAATTTCTCAACTTTTTGGAGAAATAATAGGGCTTTATTTTGTTGATCAATGGCAAAAGATGGCATCCCCCTTGTGTCTTAATTTTATTGAATTTGGTCCTGGAAACGGAACACTCCTTAGAGATATTATGCGTATCTTTCAGAAATTTTCTCTTTTAAAAAAAACACGTTTCTTTCTTCTTGAGATCAATCCTCTTCTTATTCAAAAGCAAAAAGAGTTATGTCTTCCTCTCTCAAGAGAATGCCAATGGTTTGATGACATTTCATCTCTTCTAAAAGCGCTTCCACTTCATCTCACTTTTTTTGTTGGAAATGAATTTTTGGACGTCTTTCCAATAGATCAATATATCTTTAAAGGAAAAAGATGGTGGGAGAGACGTATTGGAATAGAATCGGATCATTTTATAATTAAAGAGGTTTTATGTGAAGATTCTATCCTTCCTTTTCCCAAAAATCCTTCCCCTAACGCAATCTTTGAAATCTCTTCTCAACAAAAAGATTTTTTTCAAAAACTTCTTCTTGGATTAAAGGAACTCTCTTTTTCAGGACTTTTTATTGATTATGGGTATGAAGAGGGACAAGGAGATTCTTTGCAAGCTGTGTCGCATCATAGTTTTTCCAATATTTTCGATAAAATTGGAGAACAAGATCTTACAGCACATGTTAATTTTAAATATCTGAAGGACCTTTCAGTTCAGATTCTACCCCATCTTCACGATCAAAACATTTTTCCTCAAGGCCCTTTTTTAAAAAATTTAGGGATTGACATAAGAGCCCAAATGCTGATTCAGTCAAATCCTAAATTAAAAAAAATATTTGAAGAAGCTCTGTTTCGTTTAACAGATTCTTCTCAGATGGGAAGCCTCTTCAAAATATTCAAACTTCATAACCCTTGA
- the pgeF gene encoding peptidoglycan editing factor PgeF, which translates to MISFLQSKNLSNFLNLEHGFLKKDQVLTPTPYFLHQIHSNKIVTLDSIPSKPIDADGMVTKKTHLALGLKTADCVPVLLYDPEASVIGALHAGWKGARQDICRNCILEMEKLGSNRTHMIAALGPSISQESYEVGPEFWKDFHDENPENDKFFSPSGQKDHFLFDLKGYVVKKLQDEGILNIEVLPFNTYTSSHLFHSYRKATHEGLTRQKEYNPDKKPNNVSFIKLK; encoded by the coding sequence ATGATTTCTTTTCTTCAATCAAAAAACTTATCCAATTTTTTAAATCTTGAACATGGTTTTTTAAAAAAAGATCAAGTTTTAACGCCGACGCCTTACTTTCTGCATCAAATACATTCTAATAAAATCGTCACCTTAGATTCTATTCCTTCAAAACCTATTGATGCAGACGGAATGGTTACAAAAAAAACACATCTCGCTCTTGGTCTTAAAACTGCAGACTGCGTACCCGTCCTTTTATATGACCCAGAAGCTTCAGTTATAGGAGCTCTTCATGCGGGATGGAAAGGAGCACGCCAGGATATTTGTAGAAATTGCATCCTTGAAATGGAAAAGCTCGGATCAAACAGGACACATATGATCGCAGCTTTAGGTCCTTCCATTTCTCAAGAAAGTTATGAGGTCGGACCTGAATTTTGGAAAGATTTCCATGATGAAAACCCTGAAAATGATAAGTTTTTCAGTCCCTCAGGCCAAAAAGATCATTTTTTATTCGATTTGAAGGGATATGTTGTTAAGAAACTTCAAGATGAAGGAATTTTAAACATTGAGGTTCTTCCATTTAATACCTATACATCCTCTCATTTGTTTCATAGCTATCGTAAGGCCACGCATGAAGGCCTTACACGTCAAAAAGAATATAACCCTGATAAAAAACCAAATAATGTTTCTTTTATTAAGTTAAAATAA